In the genome of Cherax quadricarinatus isolate ZL_2023a chromosome 83, ASM3850222v1, whole genome shotgun sequence, one region contains:
- the mIF3 gene encoding translation initiation factor IF-3, which produces MLSHCVNIGLKQILTYSELQLRNVLGTLQAVKGRSPLERQVGLHTLPHCLPYSLTRSHRILICTCGCTGTIQYHLSNPIAILSTSSVALKTYNNDLNKTDEAESTSDKNKTKKDSPMIILIDTEDKVSVISLSQAEKIARRRDLKVVKIEDSSLRTSDKQVYKLMTGKQYFDEEVKAKKNFKSSPFLKGEKVLTISSKIAAHDLKSKQKKIKMWLEKGYQIRVTITSRGTENKDAENIFAAIEKEINNKGRILQQRVKAGNFKFSIVPPKVEQTADKEAKIHDEENHAASGALDNSQVVDSNQESSELTKS; this is translated from the exons ATGCTTAGTCACTGTGTCAACATAGGATTAAAGCAAATTTTAACGTACTCTGAGTTGCAATTACGAAATGTGCTGGGAACTCTCCAAGCTGTAAAGGGAAGGTCGCCTCTAGAGAGACAAGTTGGTCTTCATACCTTGCCTCACTGCCTTCCTTATTCCTTAACTCGCTCTCACAGAATTTTAATTTGTACTTGTGGCTGCACTGGCACTATTCAGTATCATCTTTCTAACCCCATAGCCATTTTAAGTACATCCAGTGTAGCCTTAAAAACGTATAATAATGACTTGAACAAAACGGATGAAGCAGAGAGTACCAGTGATAAAAACAAGACCAAGAAAGATTCACCAATGATTATTCTTATTGATACAGAAG ataAGGTTTCAGTTATTAGCCTCTCACAGGCAGAAAAAATAGCAAGACGAAGAGATTTGAAAGTGGTCAAGATTGAAGATTCATCACTTAGAACAAGTGACAAACAGGTGTATAAATTAATGACAGGCAAACAGTATTTTGATGAGGAAGTAAAGGCCAAGAAAAATTTTAAATCATCACCTTTTTTGAAG GGAGAAAAAGTATTGACCATAAGTAGCAAGATTGCTGCACACGACCTGAAATCAAAACAGAAGAAAATCAAGATGTGGTTAGAGAAAGGTTATCAGATCAGAGTTACAATAACGTCTAGAGGAACAGAAAATAAAGATGCG GAAAACATTTTTGCAGCGATAGAGAAAGAGATAAACAACAAAGGCCGTATCTTACAACAACGAGTAAAAGCAGGAAACTTCAAATTTAGCATTGTCCCTCCAAAGGTAGAACAAACAGCTGATAAAGAAGCTAAAATACACGATGAGGAGAATCATGCTGCTTCTGGAGCTCTCGATAACAGTCAAGTGGTAGACTCAAATCAAGAATCTTCAGAGTTGACTAAGAGCTAA